A portion of the Cryptomeria japonica chromosome 5, Sugi_1.0, whole genome shotgun sequence genome contains these proteins:
- the LOC131063747 gene encoding phosphate transporter PHO1-like — translation MVKFQKQLQTQLVAEWINSYVNYKQLKKDIKQIRQQIASKEEHLIVHHKTRKSSSGGREMVYETELIYGQSPWAEHDRVFFSRLDSQLNKVNKFYTTKEKEYLVRDEQLQVQLETLIDTKLALSASKIYDHSNAQEVDTGVQCLRVSEKCTNAYDFNMEEYGENNGAYIHKVGHAEKMLHTAFIEYYKGLTLLQNYSTLNAIAFRKILKKYDKVTGKGVSETYLKEVQSSYFSTNSKKLLSMVETVENLFTKHFSKNNRRRAMRSLRPSPHKNSSGEFFSLGFFSGCSWGLMLALVFAVSKPHISSYVISKSFQMNVVPIFSSSNLQHINPSVFPHLYVILVFVFLPFDICYRSARFYFIRCLWRIICAPLYKVEFADFFLADQLTSQITTLRSLGYISFYHASQLLHHNSDNSVCSSPLFQFPYIVAVLPYWWRLMQCVKSWVDERELSQIANGGKYMFAIIAMVIRFKYESSSSKLFLVLFMTSSSIATVYQFYWDVVIDWGLLQRKSVNPWLRDQLISKNKRIYFISMFVNAVLRLAWLYSIIHVVMPCGPTYQKYIDFILGMAEIARRGLWIFFRLENEHLDSVDKSRAVKIVPLPFKCIDPFV, via the exons ATGGTGAAGTTTCAGAAGCAGCTACAGACCCAACTTGTTGCAGAGTGGATAAATTCTTATGTGAATTACAAGCAGCTcaaaaaggacatcaaacaaattaGACAGCAGATTGCAAGCAAAGAAGAACACCTT ATTGTACATCATAAAACCAGAAAAAGCAGTAGCGGTGGTAGGGAGATGGTGTACGAAACAGAGTTGATTTATGGGCAATCTCCATGGGCAGAGCATGATCGAGTTTTCTTTTCCAGGCTGGATTCTCAGCTTAACAAGGTTAACAAATTTTATACAACCAAAGAAAAAGAATACCTCGTTAGAGATGAACAACTTCAAGTACAGCTGGAAACTCTCATAGATACAAAACTGGCTCTTTCTGCAAGCAAAATATATGACCATTCAAACGCTCAGGAGGTTGATACAG gagTTCAATGTTTAAGAGTTTCAGAGAAATGCACAAATGCTTATGATTTTAACATGGAAGAATATGGAGAAAATAATGGTGCTTACATACACAAAGTTGGTCATGCAGAAAAAATGTTACATACAGCCTTTATCGAATATTACAAAGGCCTTACTCTCCTCCAGAACTACAG CACCTTAAATGCCATTGCTTTTAGAAAAATACTTAAGAAGTATGATAAG GTTACAGGAAAGGGTGTGAGTGAAACATATCTAAAAGAAGTACAATCTTCCTATTTCTCAACAAACTCTAAGAAG CTGCTAAGCATGGTGGAGACTGTAGAGAATTTGTTCACTAAGCACTTCAGTAAGAATAACCGAAGACGAGCCATGAGATCTTTGAGACCTTCTCCCCATAAGAATTCTAGTGGCGAATTCTTTTCTTTAG gtttttttTCAGGTTGTTCATGGGGTTTGATGTTGGCACTTGTTTTTGCGGTTTCTAAACCTCACATTTCAAGTTACGTGATAAGCAAAAGCTTTCAAATGAATGTAGTTCCAATCTTCAGTAGTTCCAATCTTCAG CACATCAATCCTTCTGTCTTTCCACATTTATAT gtGATTCTGGTGTTTGTATTCCTTCCTTTTGATATTTGTTACAGATCAGCTAGATTTTACTTTATCCGGTGTTTGTGGCGAATTATATGTGCACCACTTTACAAG GTTGAATTTGCTGACTTTTTCCTTGCTGATCAGTTAACAAGCCAG ATCacaacattgagatctcttgggtacatttccttttaccatgcaagtcAGTTATTGCACCATAACTCAGACAATTCTGTATGCTCAAGTCCCCTCTTTCAATTCCCATACATTGTTGCTGTACTGCCATATTGGTGGAGACTTATGCAG TGTGTGAAGAGCTGGGTGGACGAGAGAGAGCTTTCACAAATTGCAAATGGGGGAAAGTATATGTTTGCTATTATAGCAATGGTGATAAGATTTAAATACGAGAGCAGTTCTTCAAAGTTATTTCTGGTATTGTTTATGACATCTTCCAGTATTGCAACTGTTTATCAATTTTACTGGGACGTTGTGATAGATTGGGGTCTACTTCAGCGCAAGTCTGTGAACCCTTGGCTTAGAGATCAACTGATCTCGAAGAATAAgagaatatatttcatttcaatg TTTGTGAATGCAGTGCTTCGATTAGCATGGTTGTATTCAATTATACACGTAGTCATGCCCTGCGGACCCACTTATCAGAAGTATATAGACTTCATTCTTGGAATGGCAGAAATTGCTCGTCGAGGCTTGTGGATTTTTTTCAG